Proteins encoded within one genomic window of Panicum virgatum strain AP13 chromosome 1N, P.virgatum_v5, whole genome shotgun sequence:
- the LOC120653321 gene encoding hydroquinone glucosyltransferase-like, which produces MESSASTVAVSPRPHVMLVASPGTGHLIPMTELARRLVAHHSLTATLVTFTDQSAPNAHSAVLSSLSATQVSAVALPAVALDDLLSDAHIGTSVPISIPHLRALLRDITSAAPLAVLVPDFFGSTLLPLAAELGVPAYIFSPSNLSVLALMRNAVELNDGAASGCMIASNPILTEVNNSNTGEYRDLPDVLRLPGGVLLRREDYTDNFKNSKEPIYAHVIEEGRRYRAADGFLVNSFHEMEPGSVEEFKQAVEQGTFPPVYPVGPLIRPCSDEDDASACLDWLDRQLTGSVVYVSFGSAGALSVEQTAELAAGLEGSGHRFLWVMRMPSLDGGNDKDDPLAWLPEGFLERTSGRGGVGAAGAVLSHPATAAFVSHCGWNSTLESVASGVPMVAWPLYAEQSTNAAPALLSENVALRLRATRADGLIAREEIAAAVRQVMGGEEKGRTVRRRAGELQRAAARACVPGGSSWQMLEEVAGKWKAAALGRQKRQKTCKRRDK; this is translated from the exons ATGGAGTCGTCGGCTAGCACGGTCGCTGTCTCGCCGCGGCCGCACGTCATGCTGGTCGCCAGCCCCGGCACCGGCCACCTCATCCCGATGACCGAGCTCGCTCGGCGGCTCGTCGCGCACCACAGCCTCACCGCCACGCTCGTCACCTTCACCGACCAATCGGCGCCGAACGCCCACTCCGCCGTCCTTTCGTCCCTCAGCGCCACCCAAGTCTCCGCCGTCGCTCTCCCCGCCGTCGCCCTCGACGACCTCCTCTCTGACGCCCACATCGGGACCTCCGTGCCCATCTCCATCCCGCACCTCCGTGCCCTGCTCCGCGACAtcacctccgccgccccgctcgccgTGCTGGTGCCGGACTTCTTCGGCTCCACGTTgctgcccctcgccgccgagctcggcgtCCCGGCCTACATCTTCTCGCCCAGCAACCTCAGCGTGCTCGCCCTCATGCGCAACGCTGTGGAGCTCAACGATGGGGCTGCTTCCGGCT GCATGATTGCATCTAATCCG ATCTTGACCGAGGTCAATAATTCCAACACCGGCGAGTACCGTGACCTCCCGGACGTTCTCCGGCTTCCCGGGGGCGTGCTGCTGCGCCGCGAGGACTACACAGACAATTTCAAGAACAGCAAGGAACCGATCTACGCGCACGTCATCGAGGAGGGCCGCCGGTACCGCGCGGCCGACGGCTTCCTGGTGAACTCCTTCCACGAGATGGAGCCCGGCAGcgtggaggagttcaaacaagcGGTGGAGCAAGGTACGTTCCCGCCTGTTTACCCTGTGGGGCCGCTCATCCGTCCATGCTCCGACGAAGATGACGCGTCGGCGTGCTTGGACTGGCTGGATCGCCAGCTAACGGGATCCGTGGTGTACGTCTCCTTTGGGAGCGCCGGCGCGCTGTCCGTGGAGCAgacggccgagctcgccgccgggctGGAGGGCAGCGGGCACAGGTTCCTCTGGGTCATGCGCATGCCAAGCCTGGACGGAG GTAACGACAAGGACGACCCGCTGGCCTGGCTTCCCGAGGGGTTCTTGGAGCGGACgagcggccgtggcggcgtggGCGCCGCAGGTGCGGTGCTCTCCCAccccgcgacggcggcgttcGTGTCGCACTGCGGCTGGAACTCGACGCTGGAGAGCGTGGCGTCCGGCGTGCCGATGGTCGCGTGGCCGCTGTACGCGGAGCAGAGCACGAACGCCGCGCCCGCGCTCCTGTCGGAGAACGTGGCGCTGCGGCTGCGCGCGACGCGGGCGGACGGGCTCATCGCGCGCGAGGAGATCGCGGCGGCCGTGCGGCAGGTGATGGGTGGGGAGGAGAAGGGGCGCACCGTGCGCCGCCGGGCCGGGGagctgcagcgggcggcggcgcgggcgtgcgtgcccgggggGTCGTCCTGGCAGATGCTGGAGGAGGTCGCCGGCAagtggaaggcggcggcgcttggcagGCAGAAGCGGCAGAAGACTTGCAAGCGCAGAGACAAGTGA